The region ggtgtgtttatgcatgtttgtgtggtatATGCAAGTTCACATATGTGTGGAAACATGTGTGGATgcaagtgcacatgtggaggccacagtttCTTGATCACTTgctactgaggcagggtcttacttgaAACCTGGGGCTCTCCCAATTCAGCTaattagctagccagcttgcctcaggGATCTCCTATGCCCACTTGCCAAGCACTGATATTACAGGAGGGTTGTCACACCCTTCTGGCATTTCTGTGGGCTCTGTGGTTCCAAATTCCAGTCTTCATCTTTGCAAGGCAAATACTTTATACATGGAACTGTTTTTCCGGCCCTGAAATGCTagcattttaaatgaaaagataaaaagctTTATGTTTGGTTTAAACTGATTAACTGAATATCAAGAATTGTTAAAcctagagctggagacatggcttagcagttaagcgcttgcctgtgaagcctaaggaccccggttcaaggctcaattccccaggacccatgttagcccgatgcaaaaggcagcacatgcgtctggagttcgtttgcagtggctggaaaccctggtgcacccattctctcactctctctctatgtctctctctcttccccctcccaccttctctctctctgtcactctcaaataaataaataaaaataaacaagaaaatttaaaataaagaattgttAAACCTAGTAACAGATCTCACCATGGCCAAAATATACAGAAGGTGATGGTGCAGCCCATCAACCTGATCTTCAGATACTTGCAGAATAGAACTTGGATAGAGTGTTGTGTTATTGGTTTTGATGAGTACATGAACCTCGTTTTAGGTGATACAGAGGAAATTCATTCTAAAACAATGTCAAGAAAACAACTGGACCAGATCATGCTGAAAAGAGATAATATTACCTTGCTACAAAATGTTTCCAACTAGAAGTGATCAAGGAAGTGAGAAGATGAGAACACAAGATTTTTTAGGGTGTCTTCTGTTGGGAGTATAATTCTGAAACATTTTGTTCATATTGTCTTGGTGGCCCTTATTTATTGCCATATGACAATAAATGTAGTGaggttgttttattaaaaaaagaattgtcaaaCCTAAACTCAAGAATTACAAGCACTAAAGTTAAAATTTCCCTCCCACATGATAGTGGAAGTTAGCTGTGTAAAGCAGAGCTTACACTAGGCTATGTCCAAGCAGGTGGCTGACATGGGAGAATGCAATGGACCATCCTCCTTGTCCTGTGCCGAGAACACAGGGCTGCCTAACCTCCTGTCTGTGTATCCCCCACTTGACTCCGAAGTGGACACCTGTCCATGTGATGCTGTAAGAATTCATGTATCATATGTGTCATGTCATTACCAAAGGAGTCACTTACTACATGATAAGTGTAGTATCAAGACCtcaaagtaataaagaaaaaacaaccctCAGCTGACAATGTGATAATTTATAGTTGAAATGGAAATTCAGGTAGCATCAAGTCTATCCATTTCATCATATGAGTAAATCACAGTTTATCTGTACAACCATCTGAGGACATTAAATTGTTCCTGTCTGGGCATTCTGCACATTAAAATCCTAGTTTTCTAAGATGTTTAGTCAACACAAATGCAGCTAGACAGGACTTGTCAGTCACCAAAATGTAACCATCTCCAGGAAACAATTTCCCAAAATTAAAAGCATCTCTAAGAGATCCTCTTAGCAACCAATTCAGTAACTAATATATATCCCCATTCCAGTGATCTTCCTTGGCTAGTAAAAACCACTTAAGGATGGCagaatctcaaaaaaagaaactttctaaAAAGCTGGCATTGTTTGATTCAACTGTTCTGTTCAGTACAAGATGGGGAAAGAGACAGTGATGTGTTTCTAGAAGTTTTCCACAGTTAGCACCACTTGAAAAGTCTGGAGGTAGACATATCAATGTCAAGTAGCTTGAGGACACTTGCTAGAGCAGGCTAATAGTACTACTGAACTTGTTCCTCTAACCTGATATCTgatgtggtgatggtggtagggtgtgtgtgtgtgcacacctgtgtgtgAGCGCAAAGGTATGTGCATGCAAGTGCATGCGtatgcatacacataaacaccAGTTGGCTATCAATGATGCCTACAGAATGCAGTCTATTTGGCTTTCTGTGATTGacataatgcaaaataaaacagttaGCCACTAAATAAAGGCTTTTTAAACAAAACCGTCTTATGAATAGATGCTATCTTGATGGAACTAGATGGCTTCTGACaatggtgatttaaaaaaaatactactaataataaagcCAAATGAATGAAGAGCACCTAGCCATCTTGATTTGTTGACAGAAATGTCTCTAGTCTGTTTTTCAAGCAACATCTTGCAATTGCGTCATTTGCTAAGTGCAGAGGAAAAAGACATCTTGATAATTACACTTAAATGAAGCTTTTATTAAAGTGCTTCTTCAATTCCAAATAAAAATTGGATTACGATACAGGATTCATGGATGTAGAAAGGCAAATACTTGGCAGCACACTTGTAGATAACTCAAATAATTGAGCTTAATGTGAAAATTAAGGTACTAGCACCCCTTATTACTGCATAATTCAGGTGACTGAATTTGCTCTAAAGCAGACCATAAACTGGGACAAAAATTTATCTGAGAATAAATTTATACTAATGTATGTTTATGTTTAGTTCACTTAGATTATCTTTCCTTACTATTAAATGTTACTGTCCccactttctcctccttctctcttaaaattaataattacTTAATGAGTGATTAGAATCTTCATGCCACCTAGAGTGATCTCCCACAGgcgagagacagaggtgggagggagaATGAAATAAGTTATATGAAACAACAGTGTTTTGAAATACTTGGTCATGGAATATGTAGCATGGTCAGAAGCAAGCACGGTGCAAAGCATGGCTTAGGTCAAGAAATGACAACCAGGACCAGAAAGTCTACACCATGTATCATACCCCCATTAGGAGACAggtgcctccctccctccaaatGTGACTTCCCTCtgtataaataaaaactatttagtGTGCACCCATCGAAAGGTAGTCCagctttgcctggttttgaaCTTTTTAATACAAGAACTATATTCTGTGTATTGATGATTTTCTTTGCTTGATGGTGTTTATAGGATCACCCACTTGTTGTGTGCTGTCCTATCAATACAGTACCATTGACAGGTAATTGTCTTACTCCATTCAGATTGCTATGAAAATACCAAAGTAGCAAAAGTATATTGCTAATTGTGAAGCTGGACAGAGATCAAGATCCCAGTCATTCCACATGCCTGGTAAGGGTTTTCTGACTCACTGACAGTGTGACTTGCTGTGTTTCCACATGCTGGAAAAGCAAGGTGGCTATCTGGAGGCTCTTCATAAGAACACTGTTGTCATCTGGGAAGGCTCTGCCATTTCTTCTGAAAGGAACACTCCTGACATCATGCCCTTGGGAGTTagaatttcaatatatttaatTCATATGTTTAAGGGAATAATGAAAATATCAGTGCCATAGCAATGATGTTCCATTGTGTGGATATGCCACTAAACCATTTTATTACTGAAAGACCTTTATCCCCAATGAgataattacagacaatattgTCAAGGGCATTATAATACACATATTTTCATGCACCCAAGTGCATGTACTTCCAGGTCTTATATGTAAAGGAGGGATtgctattttcatgtatttaactGAAATGGGGTGCTATACCATTTtccaagaaaatcaaaccaattCAAATTTGCACTGAAAAGTTATGGAGCTCCTTGTGATAATTGTTGCCTTCTGACCAACCAGGAGTGGTATTTATCATCATTTCAGTCTGTATTTTTCAGAATATTAAAAATCTGGGGGCTTAGTGctagtgtctggaatttgatttcagtggccgaggtcctggtgcaccaattctctctctctctctctctctctctctctctctctctctctctctctcaaaggagaagaaggagaaggaggagaagaaggaggaggaggagaagaagaagaaaagaagaagaaagagaagaagaagaggaggaggaggaagaagaagaagaagaggaagaagaagaaggaggaggaggagaagaggaggaagaagaaaatgatgatgatgaaaagCTGGGTACTGTCTAATATGTAGACCATTTGGTAAAGAAAGTTTGTAAGGATGTaaagcacttaaggcatttgctggcaaagccaattcacccaggtttgattctccagtacacatgtaaagccagatgcgcaaggtagttcacgcatctggagttcacttgcagtggctagaggccctgcacacccatattctccctgctgtaataaataaataaatgaaattaattaaaagattttttaaaagctcaTTAGGTCCATACTTGCATTGGAGTttcagaggaaagaaagaataagcagGGAAAGGTAAAGTGATGGCCACTGCTTTGCAGTGGACTACAGTTGTTGGGGCAAAAACTATGcaaagaagaaaaggggaaagacCTTCTAAGAGGATCATAGATTATAAAATTAAAGCATTTTTCACATTTTACCTACTGTTGACTTTATTTCATCTTGATGTATGGAAGAAGGCCACTACCCAGGGTTCAAATGAGAAGATACTAGAATCTGAGTGATGTCTCCATGCAAGTATGCATAGCTGTTTTGGTGATGCAGTTTAATTAAATTTCACATAACCCAGTGAAATAAGACTGATAAAGAGAGAATTGTCATTCATAACAAATAGGAATGCTTTTGACATTTAGGTCAAAGACAAGGTACAAAAAAGTCAGTTAAATTAGTTGTAAAGCACACAGGATGTAGaatatgggaaaaaaaaacaatataaaatcagaattattagctgggcgtggtggcgcacgcctttaatcccttgggaggcagaggtaggaggatcgccgtaagttcgaggccaccctgagactacggagtgaattccaggtcagcatgggctagagtgagaccctacctcaaaaaaaaaaaaaaaaaatcagaattattTTGCATTCATATTGCTTCAAAATGTGTTAATTTTAGCTTTAAAGAAATTGGGTCTAGGAATCATAGGTAATATGTTGTACAGATAGTTTATATAAGAATGACAGGCCTGGCACCCctacaatgcaacacccacaatcctcatgggaggatgacagggagaaggctaatgatggtaccatcctgGCTGTGTAcatactatgtacataactaaaaaacAAAGATTGACAGGCCTGGGCCACACATTAATACAACAAAAGAGTAGTGGTAAATGTtcctgtgtacatacatgtgtgaatACGCATTTGTATGCACTCACATGGTCTaattgaaaagtaaaatattaaaaatatatctagaTATATACCTTTTTAATGCTTCAATCAACTTTTTCAATAAATAACTAACCAACTGTCCTGCCATGTTGATAAGAGGGTTTTCACTGAATCAAATTCCACCAAAACAACGGGCCCAGTTGGTGGAAAATCACCATTTGGGAATCCTCAGAAGCTACAGCCATTTGatgtttgacaaaaatgccaaaaatatgtatgggagaaaagacagcctcttcaacaaatggtgctgggaaaactggatatctatatgtacaaggatgccatgcacaagaattaaatccaagtgaatcaaagaccttaatatcagacccgaaactctgaaactgctgagaagaaagtaggggaaacccttcagcatattgacATAGGCAATGACCTTCTGcagccccagttgctcaggagataaaaccactaatcaaccactaggacctcataaaattaaaaagcttgtatacagcaaaggacactgtgaatagagctaagagacaacctacagaatgggagaaaatctttgccagctatgcatctgtcagggaattaatatccaggatatacaaagaactcaagaacctaaataataagaaatcaagccaggtgcggtggcacatgcctttaatcccagcactcgggagggaggcagaggtagaaggattgctgtgagtttgaggccaccctgagactccatagtaaatcccaggtcagcctgggctagagtgagaccctacctcaaaaaaaaaaaaaaaataaaaatcaaacaaatgaaccaaaaagtgggctatgaaactaaatagagagttctcaaaggaagaaatacagatagcatgtaaacatctatttaaaaaatgctctacatccttagccatcaaggaaacacatatttaaactactttgagttggttttttttttttttttttttttttttttttttttcttctttccctctcactcctgtcagaatagctaccatcaagaaaacaaatgacaataagttctggcaaggatgtagaaaaagaggaaccctgctacacttttggtgggaatgtaaactggtacagccattgtgcaagtcagtttggaggttcctgaaacagctaaaagtagatttaccatatgagccAGCTGTACCGCTTtgaggcatatatcctaaggacccatcttactaccttagagacacttgcacatgcatgtttattgtcactttattcccaatagctaggaaatggaaccagcctagatgtccttcatctgatgaatggataatgaagatgtggtacatttatacaatggagttctattcagtggtaaagaacaattaaattatgaaatttgtagagaaatggatggctatggaaagaattatactataTGAGATAACCTagacccagaaagtcaaatgctgcacgttttctctctctctcatatgtaaatcctagctacaaatgtttagacttttatgtgagttggggtaaaaatcagtagcagaggccagtaagctagaaagggtctataagagagggagggaggggtagacttaagaggatagtattgtatatatgtaaatagatgaagaaattagAGGGgtgtggaatggcctaagtgaagtcagggaaagagaatgagtaagGGAAGGGTGGCGGCAGGTTAATCAAAATGTAAGGTGTATGAATAAGCtgcatggaaacctacttttttagacaatggtgcatccagaagccatagattgttactaaaaaatttcactgccagggatgagataactTCCAGTAAGttagttgttgaccagggaggtccctcatgCTCAAAAAACATTACAACCCACTAACAAGGCTCTTGATTTTCtgccagaaatagatggtaagaccctattactgaagaccaGATGCTTGGGctgccaggtcactgagaaatcaagctggagcttagctaaaaatctcctccctgtagaccagctgacataaagctgggaAAAGCTTTGCTGAATGCAGCcctacaggagagagagaagtcatcagtggagataaagaaCAGTGAatactgtaagccttaagtttggccagccaggcccaatgagccaacaggtgcattagtggcatgtctgttataggagaaACAAAGCATTCAATatttggactggaagcccactgcatgggagggaatacatgcctggtactgaaaactatgatgggggaggtcatgagtcctagggttgtaaaacctgctggtgtctggctaaatgtacatattatgctcaccaaattgcccagtaagcattccTTTTAACtcatactcacatattaatgctactgtcacttttgagctagagaagcttctctttttagatggcattgaccactgggataactcaaaaggcaccacactgctgtgaagaagtgacagatgtttcagcactgaaacatctctatcagaccttccaaggctcagagtccattgcagaagaggtaatggaaagaatgtgagacccaaaggaagggtaggactccttacaatgtactcttccagacacaaaagggcctggatatccatgatctcacaatgcctggcactacctacacaggaccctcagaataggaggaaaagatccaaattaaaagagactgattgagagggaggggggatatgatggagagtggatttataaagggaaaagtggggggagggaattatcatggtttattgtgcaTAATTATGGAATtgattaatcatttttttaaagttttaaaggtctggagagatggcttagtggttaaggtgtttgactgacgagccaaaggatcctggtttgactctacaggacccacgtaagccagatgcacaagggggcacatacatcttgagttcatttgcagtggttggaggccctggcatgcccattctcactctctctctctttctctctctcaaataaataaattacatatatatatatatatatatgtatatatatatattttaaagtttaaaaaaaatcctatttttcAATTGAGATATAATCTACCAACATTAAAACACAGACACAGAGCCCTCTGGATTTTGATAAACATTTGT is a window of Jaculus jaculus isolate mJacJac1 chromosome 13, mJacJac1.mat.Y.cur, whole genome shotgun sequence DNA encoding:
- the LOC123454066 gene encoding small nuclear ribonucleoprotein E-like; this translates as MDKTYQWILAKRKHSNRSHHGQNIQKVMVQPINLIFRYLQNRTWIECCVIGFDEYMNLVLGDTEEIHSKTMSRKQLDQIMLKRDNITLLQNVSN